The genomic region CTGGCCGTCGGCGGCAAGGGCCACGACCGGCAGAAGCTCGACTGGCGCAAGGTGCGGCGCGGTGCGTTTCTGAAACGATACGACAAGGTCCTGTCGGCGTCGTTCCGGTGCGTCGATTGCGGCGAGCCGATCGCCGAGACCATGGAAATCTGTCCCTGGTGCGGCAGCGAGCGGAATCGGTTCGAGGCGAGCACCACGCGGAGTCACATCTGTCCGCGCTGCGGCAAGGGAGTGCTGCCCGAATGGCGATACTGCCCCTGGTGCTACGGTCCGGGCTTCCAATCGCCGAGCGAGACGCACACGAAGGGCGTCCGCTATCATGGGCGATGCACTTATTGCGGCGGTGGGCTGATGCGGTTCATGCGGTATTGTCCGTGGTGTCGGCGGAAAGTCCGTAAGCCCTGGCACGTCCGCCCGTTCGGCGAGGTCTGTGGCCGGTGCAAGTGGTCCGTGGACACGGAGTTCTGGAGCCACTGCCCGTGGTGCAAGCAGTGTCTGGTCGAGTGAACCGAGCAAGGAGGTGCCGATGATCGAGCCGTCGGGCGCAGCCGAAGGCACATCAGGTGAATTTCTCTGGGCGGCCGCCAGCGATATCGGCAGGCTGCGAGAGGACAATCAGGACGCCTTTGCCGCCGAGCCCGAGGCGGGGCTGTTCCTCGTGGTGGACGGGATGGGGGGCCATCGCGGCGGGGCCATCGCCGCCGGGACGGTCGCACAGGACCTTCCCCCCGTCGTCGAACTCGGCCTGGACCGTCTGCGAACGCGCAACGGTCGCTCGATTCGACGTCTGCTGCGGAAGGCGATCCTCGACCAGAACCACCACGTCAGACGCGAAGGTGACAGCGAAAGCGGCTGTATCGGGATGGGGGCGACCCTGGTTCTGGCTCTGTTTTCCGGCGACCGCGTCTACACCGCCAACGTGGGTGACAGCCGTATCTACCGCCTGCGCAACGGCCGGCTCCGGCAATTCAGCGAGGACCATTCGGTGGTTTCCGAGCTGCTCGGCGCCGGGCAGATCACGCCGGATGAGGCGGCCAACCACGTGGACCAGGGCGTGGTCACCCAGTACATGGGCATGCCGGAAGCCGTCGAACCGCACGTCCGCTCGGCGGCGCTGAAGCCGGGCGATCGGTTCCTGCTCTGCACGGACGGCCTGACCGACCTGGTGAGCGACGAGGCCATCGCAGAGATTCTCGCGGCGAACTCCGAACCCCAAGCGGTGTGCCGTGCGCTCGTGGAGGCCGCCAACCGCGCCGGGGGCACCGACAATGTGACGGTCGTCGTCGTGGTCCGGACGGGCAACGGACGGCCGTAGATCGGGCTGCCGGCTCAGATCGCACGAGTTTTGCCGTGTTTTGCGTTCCTTCCTTGCGGAGTGCTCCTGAGGCCGCTATGATGGGCCGAAATCCGAGAGGGCAATCACGTTTGGAGAGAATCATGGCGCACAAGTTCATCACGGAGATCGAGCCGGCTGAGACGATCAACGACATCTATCTGGTTCGCGACCCGATCCTGCGCAGCACCACGAAGGGCGATCTGTACATTGCGATGTTCCTGTGCGACCGGACCGGCCAGTTGAACGGCCGGATGTGGCAGGCCAGCGAGATGGTCTATAAGTCGCTTCCGAAACCCGGCTTCGTCCACGTCAAGGGCCGCAGCGAGCTGTACCAGAACAACCTGCAGATTGTCGTCAATACGATTACGCCGATCGATCCGAGCAAAGTCACTGTCGAGGATTTCCTGCCGCGCACGACCGGCGACGTCGCGCAGATGTTCGCGGAGGTCAAGCAGATCGTCGGCGAGATCGGCAACGCGTCCCTGAAGGCGTTGATGGGGGCGTTTCTGAGCGACAAGGAGATGATGGACAACTTCTGTTCGGCGCCCGGCGGCATGAAGCTGCACCACGGCTGCATCGGCGGCTTGCTCGAGCACACGCACAACATGCTCCGCGTGGCCCGCGCGATCCTTCCGCTCTATCCGCACGTCCAGGGCGACCTGGTGCTGGCCGGCGTTTTTCTGCACGACATGGGCAAGACCGAGGAGCTGTCGTACGACATGGCTTTCTCGTATACCGACTCGGGCCAGTTGATCGGGCATATCAACAAGACGCTGCTGATGATCCACCGCAAGGCCGATGCGCTGCGGGCTGAAGGCGTTGAAATCAATCCGGAGGTTCTCGACGCCCTGGGGCACATCATCCTGGCGCATCACGGCCAGTACGAGTTCGGCTCGCCCAAGCTGCCGGCGACGGCCGAGGCCTTCATGGTCTACTACATCGACGACCTCGACGCCAAGATGAATCAGGTCAACGCGGCGATCGAAGGGGAGGTCAGCGACGCGAACTGGACCGCCTTTCAGGGACCGCTCCAGACGCGTCTGTACCGCAAACGCATCGAATAGGGCCCGTTGGTGCTCTCAGGAGGCAGGTCGTTCTGGCCCGTCGCCAGGTATGCCTTCGTCGAGCGGCTCCGCCTGAAGGATCTCGCGGAGGCTGTGCCTGGCGAGAAAGCGCCGCTGGGCCTGCACGAGCCTGCCGAGCATTTCGGGCTCGTTCAGATCGGGCTGGGCCAGCGCCGCGGCCGCCAGCGCCTCGGTGATTTCCGATAACGTGATGTGCTCCGGGTCCCTGGCCGGGACGAACCCCACCTCCGGCTCCGACGTCTTGACCAGAAGCTTCGCCTTCACGAGGTAGTCGAGAATGTCGTCGCCCAACTCCAGCGGCAGGCGGAGTCGATTGCACAGGGCCTCGCACGACAGGGGCCCTTCATCCCGCGCGAAGGTCCGGGCGATCTCCCGTGCGATGTTGATCACCGTCAGATCGTTCGTGATGAAGTACTCCTGTTTGCCGCCCTTGGACGATTCGATCTCGGCGGCATCGAGCGTCTTGAGGTGCTGGGTCGTATAGGTCAGTTGGAGCCCGAACAGGGCGATCAGCCAGGTGATGTGGATCCAGAAGACGCTCAGGGGGATCAGGCCCAGGACGCCGTAGATCTTGCTGTAGGGGATGAATTGCGTCACGTACGTGCTGAAGCCGTGTTTGGCGAAGCTCCAGACCAGGGCGGCGACGGCCGCGCCCCAGAGAGCGGCGGCCGGATTGACCTTCGTGCTCGGCAGAACGAAATAGAGCAGGAAGAAGGCCAGCAGAGACAGAAGATAGGACAGAATCAGCGGCACGACCCGATAGGCCAGCACCGTCGTTTCGATGTCCCGAATAGCGGCGTATTGCGTGGTGACGTAGATGCCCACCCCCACGAGCAGCGGGCCGAGGGTCAGCAGCGCCCAGTAGTTGATCATCCGGTGCAGGAAGCTGCGCCCGCGCGAGACGTGCCAGATATGGTTGAACGCCCGCTCGATGGTCGACAGCAGCGCCAGGGCCGCCCAGATGACGAGCACGGCGCTGAGCAGACTCAGCGATTTGCTGTCGATCCCGCCGAAGAATCGCCCGATAATGCCGTCGAGATAGTCGGTGAGCATCACCTTCTGGTCCGGGTCCTCTTCGTCCTGGCTGTACTCGATCTTCGTCAAGTGCAGTTGCTCGTAGGCAAACAGCTTCAACCGGTCGCCGATGTCCTGATACGCGGGGAACGACTGGAAGATCAGCAGCACCACGATCGCCAAAGGGACCAGGCCGAAGATCGTGTAGTACGACAGGGCCGCCGCCTGCTGGGCGGCGCGATTGCGTTTGAGCAGCCGGATGCAGTGCGACCACAGCTTGATCTGGAACACCAGAAACCGGCTGGCCCGGCCCAGTTGTGCTGTGGGCGTCGTCGATAGGTCTCTCAGCAGTTTCATACGCGTCCACTCATCCGAATAGATCGCCCAGCCCCCGGAACAACTGCTCCTGGAGCAGCCGGCCGAGGTCCAGTTTGGGCTGGCTGATGGTCCCGGTCAGGGGGACCGCAATGCGGGGCCCGGCCTTGTCCTCTCTATCGGCCCTTGCCGTACGCCCCTTGAGCGTCCACGGCAACGTGACGGTCATATCGAGCCGTCCGTCCAGGCCGATGGCCCCGGCGAAGTTGATGGGGCTGTTCTCCACGTCGATCTGCATGTTGTCGTATCGGACGATGCCGTCGCGAAGCACGATGTTCGTCGGACGAACGGTCAGTCTCTGGCCCCGCAGGCTCTGCCCCGTGGCCTTGAGGATCTCCTCGAGCAGGCCGGAGGCCTCCAGGAGCACCTTGTCGGCCGAGAACGTTCCTGAGACCTCCGCCTTTCGTTCCAGTCCTTCGGCCAGCGGAATGGCCAGGGTTCGGCAGTCGAAGTGGGCGATGCCGCTGATACCCGTCACGTTGGCGAACAACGGATTGACGTATTGCAGCAGGGCGCCCGTCATCTCCCGGTTCAGCTCGATGCCTCTGGCCAGCATCAGCGGCTCCGGGGTGCGCAGCAGCCGGTCCTTCTCCTTGAAGTCGGCCTGGCCGGCGAAGTTGAGCTGGCCGTTGTTGACGGTGGTGCTGAACGGCTCGATCGTCATGAAGCCCTTCTCGATCCGGACCTGCACGTCGGTCGAGCCGATGTTCAATCCCTTGTAGTAGGCGCTGTCGAACCCGGTCCGGGCCGAGCCGTCGAGGTTCGCCATCAGGGCGTTGGGATCGTCGGCGGGATACGCGCTTGTGAAGTTCAACGAGATGGCCCGACGGCCGGACATCTCCAGCCCTTCGGGAACGACGCCCGAGGCGATCTGACCTACCGCCGCCCAGTCGCATTCGCCCTCGATCGTCCCCTCCACCTGGACACGCCTGTCTTGAACGGTCCGCTTGATCTGCCCTTTCTGGATCGTGATCTGAGGACTGTTCAAGACAAATGTTTCCACGTTGACGTTCACGTTCTCGTCTTCCGGAGCGATCACCACGTCGAACGTCGTCGTGATCTGCTTCTGGCTGAACGGTTCCTCGCCGGGTGTGGCGAGCACGAAATTCTGAATCCGGGTGTCGTCGGTCCGGATGCGATAGGCGCCTTGTTCGCCCGTCACGGTCAGCGTGGATTCGCCGATTCCCTCCAGGCGGGTGCTTGCAGGAAGTGACGCGAAGAGCACGGCATACGGCGCGATCTTCTCCAGATCGAGGTTCCGAGCCGAGAGATCCACCCGCATCGGGACGGGCGACGACTCATCGAGCGGGATCGCGGCGTTCTGGACGGCGATGGCGCCGAAACTGCCCTGAGCGTCGAGATGGTGCACAGCGAGCGCCTGGTTCGTCGAATCCACGTCGAGTGCGAACGCGATGTCCGCGGCCGGCTCGGAGACGCTGTTGCCGTCGGCGGCGGTCAAGACCATCTGGCGCACGAAAGCCGTTCCGGTGATCCCTATGTGCTCGTCGCGGATGGCAACCTTCCCTTTGCTCGTCACCTGGCCCGCCATCTGGTAGGGGCCGAGATCGGCGAACTGGCCCAGTTCGGATTGGAGCCCGGCAAGGTCGATCCGGCCGTCGTAGGCGATGTCGTTGAAGTCGCCGGTGGCGGTGACTTTGGCGAACGCCGCCGTCAGGTCCATTGCATCGAGCCGCACGCTGCTGTCATCGGCGGACAGCCTGAGATTTGCGACGACCGGTTCGCTGAGAGCCAGGGGTTTGCCATCCACCGTTCCGGCCAGACCGGTGACTGTCGTCTGCGCGACCACAGTTGCGCGGCCGGTCACGGTGGCGGTGTCGATGCTCCCCTCGGCCTTGCCGCCCGTGATCTGCATGCCCTCCTTCAAGCCGAAGGTGTTCGGCATCTGCGAAAGCAGGGCGGGCAGGTTGCAGTCGAAGTTGCCCTTGAGGCTGTACGTCGAGTCGCTTCCGAGAAGGTCGGTCAGAGACGTGGCCGTCAGGGGCACCGTCCCGGCCGCCGTGACGTTCGCCCAGTCGGTGTGGGCGTTCAACTGCTCGACCCGGATGGTCTGATCCTGCCGCATCAGCTTGGCGTCGACCGTCAGTTGGGATGTTTGCACTCGATCGCCCTTCAACAGGGCGCCGCTGATGTCCACGTCGCGACCGGCCACGGCGGCCGTCAGTGTCGCCAACTCACCGTCCTGAACGGCGGTGGTGATATTCGCCGAAAGCCGACCGCGGGCCTGCAATTCGATTCCGGCCAACTCGAAGATCGGCGCCAGGGAATCGAGCTTCAGGTCGTTGACCTCGACCACCACGTCGCCGCTGGTGCCCTTGAAGGTCCAGCCTCGAGCTTTGGCGGGTGTGACCGTGGCCGCGGCGTGGACCGTGGCGGCCTCTTCGCCCTCGCCGACGACCATCTTCGCCTCAAAGCGAGAGGTCTGGCCAGGTA from Anaerobaca lacustris harbors:
- a CDS encoding YhjD/YihY/BrkB family envelope integrity protein codes for the protein MKLLRDLSTTPTAQLGRASRFLVFQIKLWSHCIRLLKRNRAAQQAAALSYYTIFGLVPLAIVVLLIFQSFPAYQDIGDRLKLFAYEQLHLTKIEYSQDEEDPDQKVMLTDYLDGIIGRFFGGIDSKSLSLLSAVLVIWAALALLSTIERAFNHIWHVSRGRSFLHRMINYWALLTLGPLLVGVGIYVTTQYAAIRDIETTVLAYRVVPLILSYLLSLLAFFLLYFVLPSTKVNPAAALWGAAVAALVWSFAKHGFSTYVTQFIPYSKIYGVLGLIPLSVFWIHITWLIALFGLQLTYTTQHLKTLDAAEIESSKGGKQEYFITNDLTVINIAREIARTFARDEGPLSCEALCNRLRLPLELGDDILDYLVKAKLLVKTSEPEVGFVPARDPEHITLSEITEALAAAALAQPDLNEPEMLGRLVQAQRRFLARHSLREILQAEPLDEGIPGDGPERPAS
- a CDS encoding 3'-5' exoribonuclease YhaM family protein produces the protein MAHKFITEIEPAETINDIYLVRDPILRSTTKGDLYIAMFLCDRTGQLNGRMWQASEMVYKSLPKPGFVHVKGRSELYQNNLQIVVNTITPIDPSKVTVEDFLPRTTGDVAQMFAEVKQIVGEIGNASLKALMGAFLSDKEMMDNFCSAPGGMKLHHGCIGGLLEHTHNMLRVARAILPLYPHVQGDLVLAGVFLHDMGKTEELSYDMAFSYTDSGQLIGHINKTLLMIHRKADALRAEGVEINPEVLDALGHIILAHHGQYEFGSPKLPATAEAFMVYYIDDLDAKMNQVNAAIEGEVSDANWTAFQGPLQTRLYRKRIE
- a CDS encoding PP2C family protein-serine/threonine phosphatase, whose protein sequence is MIEPSGAAEGTSGEFLWAAASDIGRLREDNQDAFAAEPEAGLFLVVDGMGGHRGGAIAAGTVAQDLPPVVELGLDRLRTRNGRSIRRLLRKAILDQNHHVRREGDSESGCIGMGATLVLALFSGDRVYTANVGDSRIYRLRNGRLRQFSEDHSVVSELLGAGQITPDEAANHVDQGVVTQYMGMPEAVEPHVRSAALKPGDRFLLCTDGLTDLVSDEAIAEILAANSEPQAVCRALVEAANRAGGTDNVTVVVVVRTGNGRP